The genomic segment CCCTCATTTGATGATACATTAGGCATCATGCGCAATAATAAGGCGTGATACGTGCCACAGCATTTTGACTAGGGCAACAAGGCTGACGCAATTTGGCGCACATTTGTGCAACCGGCCTATTGACGGTGCAGCTTTCCGGCCTAGAGTGAAGAGCGCTGATCGCTTTCGAGACGTGCCTTGCTCACCTCCGCCCCGCTGCCCGACATCCTCATCAATTCGGACGACTACAACCGCGTCATGCTCCTGGCCGAGCGGGTCAGCGGCCACATGCCGTATGTGTCGTCCTACCTGGTGCGCGAGCTCAGCCGGGCCGATGTGTGCCAGCCCTGGGATCCGGCAGGCGTCTCCATGGGCCACCGCGTGCGTTTCCGGCTCGACGACGAGCCGATCCAGCGCCTCGGGCGCCTGACCTATCCGCGCGGCGTGGTGCCGGCCAAGGGCGACGTGCCGATCCTGGGCGCGGTGGGCGCCGCGCTCATCGGCATGCACCGCAACGCCACCATCGAGTGGATGGACAATGGCCGCCTGCGCACGCTCACGGTGCTCGATTACGGGTGGTAGGGCTGGAGCCGGGCGGAACCCGAGCCCTCGCCGTCATCAGGATCTGCCGGCCCCGATCCGGGCGGTGACCTCGATCTCGACCTTCATCGCCTCTTCGATCATCTGGGCGATGACCATGGTGGCGGCAGGGCGAATGTCCTTGAAGACCGGGCCCACCGCGGCGACCACCGCGCTCACATAGGAGCGGTCGCCGACATAATAGGTGACGCGCACGACGTCCGAAATGTCCGAACCGAGCTCGCCGAGCGCCTTGCCTATGGTCGCCAGCGCATTGGACGCCTGGGCGCCCACGTCCTCGGGCATGGTCATGGTCGCGTAGTCGTATCCCGTGGTGCCCGAGACATAGACCGTGTCCTCGTGCCGAACGGCCCGGCAATAGCCGAAAGTGGCTTCAAAGGGCGAGCCGGTCGAAACGCGCTGCACCATGGCCCGCCCCGGTGTAAGCGGCTCAGATCCAGGGGCGCTCGGCCGCCATCTTGGTCTCGAAGCCACCGATCTGGGTGTCGTGCTTGAGCGTCGAGGCGATGTCGTCCAGCCCTTCGAGCAGGATGTGCTTGCGGGCCGGGTCGATGTCGAAATGCAGCGTGCCGCCGTCCGGTCCCTTGATGGTCTGGCTTTCCAGGTCGATCGTGAGCGTAGCGTTCGAGCCGCGCTCGGCATCGTCGAGCAGCAGCGCCAGTTCCTCGGGCTTCACCACCAGCGGCAGGATGCCGTTCTTGAAGCAGTTATTGTAGAAGATGTCGGCAAAGCTGGTCGAGATGACGCAGCGGATGCCGAAATCGAGCAGCGCCCAGGGGGCATGCTCGCGGCTCGAGCCGCAGCCGAAATTGTCGCCCGCGATGATGATCTGGGCGCCGCGATAGGCCGGCTTGTTGAGGATGAAATCCGGGTTCTCGGTGCCGTCCTCGT from the Youhaiella tibetensis genome contains:
- a CDS encoding RidA family protein codes for the protein MVQRVSTGSPFEATFGYCRAVRHEDTVYVSGTTGYDYATMTMPEDVGAQASNALATIGKALGELGSDISDVVRVTYYVGDRSYVSAVVAAVGPVFKDIRPAATMVIAQMIEEAMKVEIEVTARIGAGRS
- the leuD gene encoding 3-isopropylmalate dehydratase small subunit, whose translation is MDKFTSLTGVAAPLPIINIDTDMIIPKQYLKTIKRTGLGTALFSEMRYNEDGTENPDFILNKPAYRGAQIIIAGDNFGCGSSREHAPWALLDFGIRCVISTSFADIFYNNCFKNGILPLVVKPEELALLLDDAERGSNATLTIDLESQTIKGPDGGTLHFDIDPARKHILLEGLDDIASTLKHDTQIGGFETKMAAERPWI